In Triticum urartu cultivar G1812 unplaced genomic scaffold, Tu2.1 TuUngrouped_contig_8929, whole genome shotgun sequence, a single window of DNA contains:
- the LOC125532063 gene encoding uncharacterized protein LOC125532063, whose amino-acid sequence MYDFITLSSDEEQLDTIWIRSSRPFPIEITLRIIRDTIRGDGLVHPLCFDLAVCKITTDAVERSAGTSSVGKTHFFNLGFHEQARALRQTWLSQEQRTNALINNVVLEPFPRYDVFSHPYNLSSPTGTRGFVLRSFCSEHGNGEKWRGLSLLIIRTRLYFILRRTSMTLNFSGEPF is encoded by the exons ATGTACGATTTCATCACACTTTCCTCAGACGAAGAACAACTAGA CACAATCTGGATTAGGAGCTCCCGCCCATTCCCTATTGAGATTACCCTACGGATCATCCGAGACACCATCCGAGGAGATGGACTTGTCCATCCGTTATGCTTCGATCTTGCTGTGTGTAAGATTACTACCGACGCAGTAGAGAGGAGCGCAGGCACCAGCTCTGTTGGAAAGACACATTTTTTCAATTTGGGATTCCATGAGCAAGCACGAGCGCTAAGGCAGACTTGGTTAAGCCAAGAACAGCGCACCAATGCGCTGATTAACAATGTCGTGCTTGAGCCTTTTCCAAGATACGACGTGTTTTCACACCCCTACAATT TATCTTCTCCCACTGGCACTCGTGGATTCGTCCTACGGTCTTTTTGCAGTGAACATGGAAATGGAGAGAAATGGAGAGGACTATCGTTATTGATTATTCGAACCAGGCTTTATTTCATTTTGAGGAGGACTTCCATGACACTGAACTTCAGCGGGGAGCCCTTTTAA
- the LOC125532061 gene encoding uncharacterized protein LOC125532061 translates to MTIWKSECPGKVKQFLWRLAHNSLPHRWRIERRGMEIDTLCPMCGRLNEDGAHLFLKCKFAKSLWREMQLNEERERLLACDGPKEMIYNILKLPEEKKLKCVMMLWAWWDVRNKEIAGEPSWNPSYVARRVNVLVEDWLRHGLNAQLGSQDKTECSVHLGQEVLQINVDGSMRENPSRGGWGFIIKDAKGQPVGAVAGHMQHISDPLQAEATTCLQGLYAAESWGMMRVQVQTDSLNLVQALNTRDLDLAANGVLFKEIRCFASLNFNQVVFSFCPRACNKVADALASFGAESDLIATVMWPDQAPEFVHGLVASDCAELFG, encoded by the coding sequence ATGACAATCTGGAAGAGTGAATGCCCTGGTAAAGTAAAACAATTCCTATGGAGGTTGGCACATAATAGTCTCCCACATCGCTGGAGAATCGAACGAAGAGGTATGGAAATTGACACACTCTGCCCAATGTGTGGGCGACTGAATGAGGATGGAGCTCATTTGTTTCTCAAGTGTAAGTTTGCCAAATCATTGTGGCGAGAGATGCAGTTGAATGAGGAAAGAGAACGCTTGCTGGCTTGTGATGGTCCGAAAGAGATGATCTATAACATCCTAAAGCTCCCTGAAGAAAAGAAACTGAAATGTGTAATGATGCTGTGGGCATGGTGGGATGTTAGAAATAAGGAGATTGCTGGTGAGCCTTCATGGAATCCTAGCTATGTGGCAAGGAGGGTGAATGTTTTGGTTGAGGATTGGCTGAGGCACGGACTGAATGCCCAACTTGGGAGCCAAGACAAAACTGAATGCAGTGTACACTTGGGTCAGGAAGTTCTTCAGATAAATGTGGATGGAAGCATGAGGGAGAACCCTTCCCGAGGCGGCTGGGGATTTATAATCAAAGATGCTAAGGGCCAGCCAGTGGGAGCCGTAGCGGGTCACATGCAGCACATCAGCGATCCTCTCCAAGCGGAGGCGACAACATGTCTACAGGGTCTGTATGCAGCTGAGAGTTGGGGTATGATGAGAGTGCAAGTGCAGACAGATTCACTGAACTTGGTCCAGGCTCTCAACACTAGGGACCTTGACCTTGCAGCCAATGGAGTGCTGTTCAAAGAAATCAGATGCTTTGCTAGCTTAAACTTTAACCAAGTGGTATTTTCCTTTTGCCCCAGGGCGTGTAATAAAGTAGCAGATGCGTTAGCATCATTTGGTGCAGAATCGGATCTTATAGCCACAGTCATGTGGCCGGATCAAGCACCTGAGTTTGTGCACGGTCTTGTAGCCAGCGACTGTGCTGAGCTGTTTGGTTAA